From a region of the Papilio machaon chromosome 26, ilPapMach1.1, whole genome shotgun sequence genome:
- the LOC106708690 gene encoding uncharacterized protein LOC106708690, translating into MTAGMGAARLAAVRGAARQLLLVVLINVPTVSFGLALGWVSLASGESGEGAVVAAVTTFAASLLGVPLSAHALTYGRKFAVIATSATFVACWALKLSGGAWCVLAARVAAGLGAAATWGQAPLLAQEMCSARWRGAAAAALVPAHNLGVLLMYLAAQARLPHATVLWWCLALSVVHCFAFLLMPESPAFLAASGKLEVSAAERALRWLRGAPAAGTLRDELATLPAPDAGGTSWYALAKDMMSDKCRRRAFLIGGFAVVGQEMCGVLALLQYAERVFLLVQDAGGDGTRAGSLSADNVTHAVVAERVLVSPAGHAVILGAVQLAASVAGLYLVERLGRRPMIVWSGVTTGLGLALGAALLPLRPLAVLGGVAPAGLALAVAVAADSAGLQPAPYALLADMFNYKYRGCAVLLVTAAGCVANALEAAAFPLAAALGGLRVALALAAALTLAYAGVAHCLVPETRRRTPREIYAALCPPSSDKRTHLRNLPRFNIFTLKDTFSSCRIEKGDGYVNGDIDSKGKKINKEHDANVKKVKEDTTTTGDGCEVAGLGAAECVQHVPRCRDVVPPRPRRHATRCDAADRTAALVRSDKALRSIFTEGRYGGRLTLLQMGLLDRVSGWLSGGRTRATVLVLGLDNSGKSSLLRALRPHDSPATHGDHFSSGGVTFEAHEAPGAARLRALWERHFSNADAIIFVVDAADHLRLVVAREELQLALAHPELRARRLPLLVLANKSDAPHALSTAHVAAALGLERVTDKPWHVCSSSAVCAGGAGLADGVSWLARQLRDAAVHGH; encoded by the exons ATGACAGCAGGAATGGGCGCGGCAAGGCTAGCCGCAGTGCGCGGTGCGGCCCGACAGCTGCTGTTGGTTGTGCTCA TCAACGTGCCGACGGTGTCGTTCGGGCTGGCGCTGGGCTGGGTGTCGCTGGCGAGCGGGGAGAGCGGCGAAGGCGCGGTAGTCGCGGCCGTCACCACCTTCGCGGCGTCACTGCTGGGCGTGCCGCTCAGCGCACACGCGCTCACTTACGGCAGGAAGTTCGCAGTCATAGCCACCTCTGCCACCTTCGTA GCGTGCTGGGCGCTGAAGCTGTCGGGCGGTGCGTGGTGCGTGCTGGCGGCGCGCGTAGCGGCCGGCCTGGGAGCAGCCGCCACCTGGGGACAGGCGCCGCTGCTCGCGCAGGAG atGTGCAGCGCGAGGTGGCGCGGTGCAGCGGCGGCGGCGTTGGTGCCGGCACACAACCTGGGCGTGCTCCTCATGTACCTTGCCGCGCAGGCGCGTCTGCCGCACGC AACAGTGTTATGGTGGTGCCTGGCGCTCTCCGTTGTCCACTGCTTCGCGTTTCTGCTTATGCCCGAGTCACCTGCATTCCTCGCCGCCAGCGGGAAACTTGAAGTAAGT GCGGCGGAACGGGCACTGCGCTGGTTACGCGGCGCGCCGGCTGCTGGGACACTGCGCGATGAGCTGGCCACGCTGCCCGCGCCCGACGCCGGCGGCACCTCCTGGTATGCCCTCGCCAAGGACATGA TGAGCGATAAGTGCCGGCGTCGCGCTTTCCTCATAGGCGGGTTTGCGGTAGTGGGGCAGGAGATGTGCGGCGTGCTCGCTCTACTGCAGTACGCCGAGCGCGTGTTTCTGCTCGTGCAGGACGCGGGCGGCGACGGGACCCGCGCGGGCTCGCTCTCGGCAGACAACGTGACGCACGCGGTGGTGGCAGAGCGGGTGCTGGTCTCGCCCGCGGGGCACGCCGTTATCCTTGGCGCTGTGCAGCTCGCCGCCTCCGTCGCGGGCCTCTACCTCGTAGAACGTCTCGGCCGCAGG CCGATGATCGTGTGGTCGGGGGTGACGACGGGGCTGGGATTGGCGCTCGGCGCCGCACTGCTGCCGCTGCGCCCGCTGGCGGTGCTGGGCGGCGTGGCGCCAGCCGGCCTCGCGTTAGCCGTCGCCGTCGCCGCGGACTCCGCAGGCCTGCAGCCCGCACCCTACGCTCTGCTAGCCGACATGTTTAATTACAAG TACCGGGGCTGCGCAGTGCTGCTGGTGACGGCGGCGGGCTGCGTGGCCAATGCGCTGGAGGCGGCGGCGTTCCCGCTGGCGGCGGCGCTGGGCGGGCTGCGCGTGGCGCTGGCGCTGGCCGCGGCGCTCACGCTGGCCTACGCCGGCGTCGCGCACTGCCTCGTGCCCGAAACGCGCCGTCGCACCCCTCGGGAGATCTACGCAGCGCTCTGCCCGCCGAGCTCCGATAAACGAACGCATCTACGCAACCTGCCGCGCTTCAATATATTCACATTGAAAGATACTTTTAGCAGTTGTAGAATCGAAAAAGGTGACGGTTACGTGAATGGTGATATAGATTCAAAggggaaaaaaattaataaggaaCACGATGcgaatgtaaaaaaagtgAAAGAAGATACGACGACGACGGGTGACGGGTGCGAGGTCGCGGGGCTCGGGGCGGCGGAGTGCGTG CAACACGTACCGCGGTGTCGCGATGTCGTGCCGCCGCGACCTCGGCGCCACGCCACTCGATGCGACGCAGCCGACCGTACAGCAGCACTTGTTCGTTCAGACAAAGCATTGCGCAGCATATTTACAGAGGGTAGATATGGTGGTCGCCTAACATTG CTTCAAATGGGGCTGTTGGATCGCGTTTCGGGCTGGCTGAGCGGCGGGCGCACGCGGGCCACCGTGCTGGTGCTGGGCCTCGACAACAGCGGCAAGAGTTCGCTGCTGCGTGCGCTGCGGCCGCACGACTCGCCGGCCACGCACGGAGACCACTTTTCCA GCGGCGGCGTGACGTTCGAGGCGCACGAGGCGCCGGGGGCGGCGCGATTGCGCGCGCTGTGGGAGCGGCACTTCTCGAATGCCGACGCCATCATATTCGTGGTGGACGCGGCAGACCATCTGCGCCTAG TGGTGGCGCGAGAGGAGCTGCAGCTGGCGCTGGCGCACCCTGAGCTGCGCGCGCGCCGTTTGCCGCTTCTTGTGCTGGCCAATAAGAGCGACGCGCCGCACGCGCTCTCCACAGCGCACGTCGCTGCCG CGTTGGGACTGGAGCGCGTAACGGACAAGCCGTGGCATGTATGCAGCAGCAGTGCTGTGTGCGCTGGGGGCGCCGGGCTGGCCGACGGCGTCAGCTGGCTGGCGCGCCAGCTGCGCGACGCTGCTGTGCATGGCCACTAG
- the LOC106708787 gene encoding orexin/Hypocretin receptor type 1, which translates to MNFNFIKCINFVVIGNLFLINIIVCFEIKANEEYGLCQDRELAVRFKRTVQTDEGTATTAINEDIDGKQSANQSLTPMNSTDEPCVGSPEFCNLTKEEYVKMLHEYIYPQTYEWVLIGTHSAVFVIGLVGNALVCIAVYRNHTMRTVTNYFIVNLAVADFMVILFCLPPTVLWDVTETWFLGDALCKILLYFQSVSVTVSVLTLTFISLDRWYAVCFPLEFKSTTGRATTAILIIWTVSLLFNAPELAVLTTVQTVPLRFGLRLLVQCMPTWSATSDLVWHVIKVLFIYTIPLLVMTVAYRQIVRVLWRADNVPGQAETVKLASAEQSQLRSRRKAAKMLVAVVAMFAVCYFPVHLLSVLRYTLDMEQSDVVTCVALLSHVMCYANSAINPLIYNFMSGKYRREFRRAFCCSAREHEALTSSSRSRSASRTASRNKRLAGGYLCHPAAPAAGNVYRNTYMS; encoded by the exons atgaatttcaattttataaaatgtataaacttCGTAGTTattggtaatttatttttaatcaatataatcgtctgttttgaaattaaagcAAACGAGGAATATGGTTTGTGCCAAGACAGAGAGCTAGCCGTTAGATTCAAGAGAACCGTTCAGACAGACGAGGGCACGGCGACGACTGCCATAAACGAAGACATTGATGGAAAACAATCTGCAAACCAAAGTTTGACACCTATGAATAGTACAGATGAGCCGTGCGTTGGCTCGCCGGAGTTTTGCAATCTAACCAAAGAAGAATATGTGAAGATGTTGCACGAGTACATCTACCCTCAGACGTACGAGTGGGTGCTGATAGGCACGCACTCCGCAGTTTTCGTCATAGGGCTAGTAGGCAATGCGCTGGTCTGCATCGCGGTGTACAGAAACCACACCATGAGAACGGTCACCAACTACTTCATCGTAAACTTGGCGGTCGCCGACTTTATGGTGATATTGTTCTGTCTACCGCCGACTGTACTGTGGGATGTCACTGAGACTTGGTTTCTAGGAGACGCGCTTTGTAAGATACTGCTGTATTTTCAG TCTGTGTCAGTGACGGTGTCTGTGCTGACGCTGACGTTCATCTCGCTGGATCGCTGGTACGCCGTCTGCTTCCCGCTCGAGTTCAAGTCAACAACGGGCCGCGCCACCACTGCCATACTCATCATATGGACCGTCTCTCTCCTTTTTA ATGCACCCGAGCTGGCGGTACTGACGACGGTGCAGACGGTGCCGCTGCGCTTTGGGTTGCGGCTGCTGGTGCAGTGCATGCCCACCTGGTCTGCCACCAGCGACCTCGTCTGGCACGTCATTAAGGTCCTCTTCATCTACAC GATCCCTCTGCTGGTGATGACGGTGGCGTATCGACAGATCGTGCGAGTGCTGTGGCGCGCAGACAACGTGCCGGGACAGGCGGAGACTGTAAAACTCGCCTCCGCTGAGCAAA GTCAGCTACGGTCGCGGCGCAAGGCGGCTAAGATGCTAGTGGCTGTCGTCGCCATGTTCGCTGTCTGCTACTTCCCAGTGCATCTGCTCTCTGTACTCAG GTACACGCTGGACATGGAGCAGAGCGATGTGGTGACGTGCGTGGCGCTGCTCTCTCACGTCATGTGCTACGCCAACTCGGCCATCAACCCCCTCATATATAACTTCATGAGCG GCAAGTACCGGCGTGAGTTCCGGCGCGCGTTCTGTTGCTCTGCGCGGGAGCACGAGGCGCTGACCAGCTCGAGCCGCTCGCGTTCAGCGTCCCGCACCGCTTCGCGCAACAAGCGGCTCGCCGGCGGGTACCTGTGCCACCCCGCAGCTCCAGCTGCCGGGAACGTCTACAGGAACACCTACATGTCCTAG
- the LOC106708767 gene encoding facilitated trehalose transporter Tret1: MVYTITENKDHGQKKFVVWKRYLISVFVSIPFMTHGVENDLLSATSHLAPVIVAAGVPWTDVTFLLAALISAPAHGLLIDRHGRRIGIYILVLLQGMTSVPLLFSTSELSVLVHAAVAGAATGGLFLVLPVYVREISGDAVRGVTLALMMPMTSLGNAMKLLLTFDQMLFLVLGLVALELFIVFLIPESPAYLVKADKIEDARVVAAKLICSNSDDSLVVDDITKLKEESDRANANGKLTLFQILKNNIYRDEIKIGLVLNTTLVLSGSAIFLQPEKTLAGLGDDVDPRRLLVPLALLAGAACTVVLAHFFERKYVLTGACGVMVLSMGTLAVYTQAGLPVTSLRWAPQAALAVLVAAYGMLWALPTLILVDILNVEIRVRAMTVVYVYTQVIRLAHTLSLQHIEEYVGVYNLLYMYAGVNTLAGVYALSSPPAARGRSVRHIERQMRARRVPLWQL; the protein is encoded by the exons ATGGTCTATACTATCACTGAAAATAAGGACCACGGTCAAAAGAAGTTTGTTGTTTGGAAACGATATTTAATATCTGTATTCG TCAGCATTCCATTCATGACACATGGAGTAGAAAACGACTTGCTGAGTGCCACCTCGCACCTCGCTCCAGTTATAGTGGCAGCGGGCGTGCCATGGACCGATGTTACCTTCCTACTGGCTGCGCTGATCTCCGCGCCCGCACATGGCCTCCTCATCGACAGGCATGGCAGGAGAATAggcatttatatattagtgCTGTTGCAAGGG ATGACGAGTGTGCCCCTGCTGTTCTCGACGTCGGAGTTGAGCGTATTGGTGCACGCGGCTGTGGCTGGTGCGGCAACAGGTGGCCTGTTCCTCGTGCTACCGGTCTATGTGCGGGAGATCAGCGGCGACGCGGTGCGGGGCGTCACACTTGCTCTCATGATGCCCATGACATCACTTGGCAACGCTATGAAGCTGCTCCTCACCTTCGACCAGATGCTGTTTCTGGTGCTCGGGCTTGTCGCCTTGGAACTTTTCATCGTCTTTCTCATCCCAGAGAGTCCGGCGTACTTGGTTAAAGCTGACAAGATTGAG GATGCTAGAGTGGTTGCTGCGAAATTAATATGTTCAAACAGTGACGACTCTCTCGTTGTTGATGATATTACAAAGTTAAAGGAAGAGAGTGATAGGGCTAATGCAAATGGAAAACTAACCCTATTTCAAATAC TGAAGAACAATATATACAGGGACGAAATAAAGATAGGATTAGTGTTAAACACTACTTTGGTGCTAAGCGGCAGCGCAATCTTCTTGCAACCAGAGAAGACGCTGGCGGGGCTGGGCGACGACGTCGACCCCCGGCGGCTGCTCGTGCCACTGGCGTTGCTGGCCGGCGCCGCGTGCACTGTAGTACTCGCTCACTTCTTTGAGAGAAAG TACGTGCTAACGGGAGCGTGCGGAGTGATGGTGTTGTCAATGGGCACGCTGGCGGTGTACACGCAGGCGGGGCTGCCGGTGACGTCACTGCGCTGGGCGCCCCAAGCCGCGCTCGCAGTGCTCGTGGCCGCTTACGGCATGCTCTGGGCCTTGCCCACGCTCATACTGGTCGACATTCTCAATGTGGAG ATCCGAGTAAGGGCTATGACGGTAGTGTACGTGTACACTCAGGTGATAAGGCTGGCGCACACACTGAGCTTGCAGCACATTGAGGAGTACGTGGGCGTGTACAACCTGCTGTACATGTACGCGGGCGTCAACACGCTGGCCGGCGTGTACGCGCTGAgctcgccgcccgccgccagGGGGCGCAGTGTGCGACACATTGAGCGACAGATGCGCGCGCGCCGAGTGCCGCTTTGGCAATTATGa
- the LOC106708701 gene encoding trypsin iota — protein MQVVAMIGHYKSANVLLILFLHVSHVAQVAQVRAQSALSDEDAYAALLDRNTVTDKKHYPYVAAVLKMTSYLSAGAMIKDNWILTAADGLYLVRDSVRLLRVRLGSVNYKKGGTLVPVKYLRIHPYFDDRRPEYDTALLRLSVPARPSPTARPVRLQRKLRPVTAAHFTVTAWAPHYANPKANSDNVHESLETIRRARNLQVQQVHPRSAADCQREQQELGLNASAGLLCLDPLADSDPCRRDAGAPVVLRGVLWGVVSSWRAAGCGADDGSGASFVNLVAAPDISAWLDAVTRDFHWKLREINFDDDNFI, from the exons ATGCAAGTCGTAGCAATGATTGGACATTATAAAAGCGCGAATGTACTCCTAATATTGTTCCTGCACGTGTCGCATGTGGCGCAGGTGGCGCAGGTACGCGCTCAGTCGGCGCTCAGTGACGAGGACGCTTACGCGGCGCTGCTCGACCGAAACACCGTCACCGACAAGAAACACTATCCCTACGTGGCGGCCGTGCTCAAGATGACCAGCTACCTCAGCGCCGGCGCCATGATCAAAGACAACTGGATACTCACCGCCGCCGACGGACTGTACCT AGTGCGCGACTCTGTGCGGCTGCTGCGCGTGCGGCTGGGCAGCGTCAACTACAAGAAGGGCGGTACTTTGGTGCCCGTTAAGTACCTTCGCATCCACCCGTACTTCGACGACCGCCGACCCGAGTACGATACCGCACTGCTGCGGCTGTCCGTGCCAGCGCGGCCCTCACCCACCGCGCGCCCCGTGCGTCTGCAGCGCAAACTGCGCCCCGTCACCGCCGCCCACTTCACTGTTACCGCCTGGGCACCGCACTACGCC AACCCGAAGGCCAACAGCGACAACGTTCACGAGTCACTGGAGACAATCCGGCGCGCGCGCAACCTGCAGGTGCAGCAGGTGCACCCGCGCAGCGCGGCCGACTGCCAGCGGGAGCAGCAAGAGCTGGGCCTCAACGCCAGCGCTGGCCTGCTCTGCCTCGACCCGCTCGCCGACTCCGACCCCTGCAGG cGGGATGCGGGCGCGCCGGTGGTGCTGCGTGGCGTGCTTTGGGGCGTGGTGTCGTCTTGGCGCGCGGCTGGCTGCGGAGCGGACGACGGAAGCGGGGCTAGCTTCGTCAACCTGGTGGCGGCGCCCGACATCAGCGCCTGGCTCGACGCCGTCACACGCGACTTCCACTGGAAACTTAGGGAGATCAACTTTGACGATGACAATTTCATATGA